A stretch of the Sphingobacterium thalpophilum genome encodes the following:
- a CDS encoding SusC/RagA family TonB-linked outer membrane protein, translating to MKRTNTFLKLVGCTLLLQSLAFSSIANQAPKDDFAQIISRMEKKLNIKFGYDASIAHVPIHQGLSLDKVKKETLASFIHTVSNGALTVERIDDTFYLITAKEKTNGQKAAPVKKSVGKSIQQQELRGLVLDQENGSPLAGVTIRVKGGTNAATTGEDGSFVLRGVTDKEVLQISYVGYQSVDLPASSAKVIRLVKSSEELGEVVVTALGIKREQKALGYATQSVKGEELTRVKGVDVGTTLTGRVSGVRVLNSSEFNSTPEIQVRGLTPLLVIDGVSYENMTLRDVPVDNIQDMTILKGATATALYGSKGSGGAIMITTKKGLAEKGTEITVNTNNMFFSGYLALPEVQHSYSAGEGGQFNNNDYVWGDKLDIGRRAKQWNPITKQIEEQELTSRGKNNFKNFLEPGFISNNTVSFTTQGEHGSVRTSINHIYNKGQYPNQKLNLTNISVTGTTKLSDKVDLEARLGYNRSSSSTNFGSGYNDQGYIYNILVWTGPEYDLRDYKDYWLVKDQQQNWMYKGWYDNPYLIAYEKTTPELINKMNAALTLNYKLNDWAKFMVRSGYDYQGKSRTQRNPIGIYGTRGGFKDWGGFDSKGKYMKGDYDAFSTTNDFIFTAKKNFGNFGIDGLMGGSIFYRQDNNLISKTVNGLSIPGYYSLRNSIGPVNSVESRIKEMRNGIYGRLSLSWRNAVFVEATGRNDWSSTLPQANRSYFYPSVSGSVVVSDFLSSRPAWLDLFKVRGSWAVTKSVLDPYEINRAFTMTPNVWDGLPTASYPNLIKDYSISPTQRNLTEFGFDFGLLRNRLYGNYTRYYRLLKNEIIKTELSETTGFTERLINTREQEMTKGHEITLGGTPIKREDFQWDMMLNFSQNMRYFHQIDPEYSVDALYVRKGLRADYIAYSDWEWSPDGQLVIGDDGLPVSAQYKDQVIGYTAPKWFWGFSNQFRYKDFSFSLSIDGRIKGMSYSTTNDYLWNTGAHVDSDTQYRYDEVVNGKQTFIAPGVKITSGSVTYDDYGRITEDTRTFAPNDQTVSYETYYRNASGGRWNYWDETFIKLRELSLNYRVPEKFASKLRAKRASVGITGQNLLLWSKEYRFSDPDRGKEDLNSPSMRYIGFNLNLTF from the coding sequence ATGAAAAGAACCAATACCTTCTTAAAGCTGGTCGGCTGTACCCTGTTGTTGCAGTCTCTGGCGTTCAGCAGTATCGCCAATCAGGCGCCTAAAGATGATTTTGCCCAGATCATCAGCCGGATGGAGAAAAAGCTGAATATTAAATTTGGCTACGATGCATCGATTGCACATGTACCTATTCATCAGGGCCTGTCGCTCGATAAGGTGAAAAAGGAAACCCTGGCGTCCTTTATCCATACGGTATCCAATGGTGCATTGACCGTGGAACGGATCGACGATACGTTTTATTTGATTACGGCCAAGGAAAAGACAAATGGCCAAAAGGCTGCCCCAGTAAAAAAGTCGGTTGGGAAGTCCATACAGCAACAAGAACTCCGCGGACTTGTCCTTGATCAGGAAAACGGCAGTCCTTTGGCGGGAGTTACCATCCGGGTCAAAGGGGGGACAAACGCGGCGACAACAGGAGAGGATGGTTCTTTTGTGCTGCGTGGTGTGACGGATAAAGAGGTTTTGCAAATTTCCTACGTCGGATATCAGAGCGTCGACCTTCCGGCCTCTTCAGCTAAAGTGATCCGGCTGGTCAAGTCATCTGAGGAGTTGGGTGAAGTGGTTGTCACGGCATTGGGGATCAAAAGAGAACAGAAAGCGCTGGGGTACGCCACACAGAGTGTGAAAGGGGAGGAACTGACACGTGTGAAAGGCGTCGATGTGGGCACCACTTTGACGGGACGTGTGTCGGGCGTGCGGGTATTGAATAGCTCTGAATTTAATTCCACTCCTGAAATCCAGGTTCGGGGGCTGACCCCACTTTTGGTGATTGACGGTGTTTCTTACGAAAACATGACCTTGCGGGATGTTCCCGTTGACAATATCCAGGATATGACGATTCTGAAAGGCGCAACTGCAACGGCGCTTTATGGTAGTAAGGGATCGGGCGGAGCGATCATGATCACAACCAAGAAGGGCCTGGCAGAAAAAGGAACAGAGATTACGGTAAATACAAATAATATGTTCTTCTCAGGCTATCTTGCGCTTCCCGAGGTGCAGCATAGTTACTCGGCCGGAGAGGGCGGTCAATTCAATAATAATGATTATGTATGGGGAGATAAATTGGATATTGGACGCCGGGCAAAGCAATGGAATCCGATTACAAAGCAGATTGAAGAGCAGGAACTGACTTCCAGGGGGAAAAATAATTTCAAGAATTTTCTGGAACCGGGTTTCATCAGTAACAATACGGTAAGTTTCACCACCCAAGGAGAGCATGGGAGTGTCCGTACATCCATCAACCACATTTACAATAAAGGGCAGTATCCGAACCAAAAATTAAATCTGACAAATATTTCGGTGACAGGGACAACCAAACTAAGCGATAAAGTTGATCTGGAAGCTCGCTTAGGATACAATCGAAGCTCGTCTTCGACGAACTTTGGTAGCGGTTACAATGACCAAGGGTATATTTATAATATCCTGGTGTGGACAGGGCCGGAATATGATTTGCGGGATTATAAGGATTACTGGCTGGTGAAGGACCAGCAGCAGAACTGGATGTATAAAGGCTGGTATGATAACCCGTACCTGATTGCTTATGAAAAGACAACACCCGAGCTGATCAACAAAATGAATGCGGCATTAACTCTGAATTATAAGCTCAATGACTGGGCAAAATTCATGGTTCGTTCGGGCTATGACTATCAGGGCAAATCAAGAACGCAAAGAAATCCGATCGGTATTTACGGTACACGTGGTGGTTTCAAAGACTGGGGTGGTTTTGACAGCAAGGGAAAATATATGAAAGGTGACTATGATGCGTTCAGTACCACCAATGATTTTATTTTCACCGCGAAAAAGAATTTTGGAAATTTTGGTATCGATGGTCTGATGGGTGGTTCGATTTTTTATCGACAGGATAATAATTTGATCTCAAAGACGGTCAACGGACTTTCTATTCCCGGATATTACTCGCTTCGTAACTCAATCGGGCCGGTCAATTCGGTAGAGTCCCGGATCAAGGAAATGCGCAACGGCATATATGGCCGGTTGTCTCTTTCTTGGCGCAATGCTGTATTTGTCGAAGCAACCGGAAGGAATGACTGGTCCAGCACATTGCCACAGGCCAACCGTTCTTATTTTTATCCTTCTGTTTCGGGAAGTGTTGTTGTCAGTGACTTTTTGTCCAGCAGGCCGGCCTGGTTGGATCTGTTCAAAGTCCGTGGATCCTGGGCGGTCACCAAATCTGTCCTCGATCCGTATGAAATCAACAGGGCTTTCACGATGACGCCGAATGTCTGGGACGGATTGCCGACAGCGTCTTACCCTAATCTGATCAAGGATTATTCGATTTCACCGACACAGCGCAATTTAACGGAATTCGGTTTTGACTTTGGTCTGCTGCGGAACCGCTTATATGGTAATTATACACGCTATTATCGTCTGCTGAAGAATGAAATTATTAAAACAGAACTTTCCGAAACTACCGGATTTACCGAACGCCTGATCAATACGCGGGAACAGGAGATGACCAAGGGGCATGAGATCACTTTGGGCGGTACGCCGATCAAACGTGAAGATTTCCAATGGGATATGATGCTGAACTTCTCGCAGAACATGCGATATTTCCATCAGATAGATCCCGAATATTCTGTAGATGCGCTGTATGTGCGCAAAGGCCTGCGGGCCGACTACATCGCGTATAGCGACTGGGAATGGTCGCCGGACGGACAGCTGGTCATAGGGGACGACGGTCTGCCGGTAAGTGCGCAGTACAAAGATCAGGTCATTGGATACACGGCCCCTAAATGGTTTTGGGGTTTTAGCAATCAATTCCGCTATAAGGATTTTTCATTCAGCTTAAGCATTGACGGACGAATCAAGGGAATGTCCTATTCGACGACGAACGATTACTTATGGAATACTGGAGCACATGTGGATTCAGATACCCAATACCGCTATGACGAGGTAGTCAACGGTAAACAGACCTTTATCGCTCCCGGAGTCAAAATCACCTCTGGAAGTGTAACCTATGACGATTACGGCCGTATTACCGAGGATACCAGGACATTTGCACCCAATGACCAGACCGTTTCATATGAGACCTATTATAGGAATGCGAGCGGTGGACGCTGGAACTACTGGGATGAAACGTTTATTAAGCTCCGTGAACTTTCGCTGAACTACCGCGTGCCCGAAAAATTTGCTTCGAAACTACGGGCCAAACGTGCCAGTGTGGGTATTACCGGGCAAAACCTTCTTCTTTGGTCCAAAGAATATCGTTTTTCTGATCCAGACCGGGGAAAAGAAGATCTCAATTCACCTTCGATGCGGTATATCGGATTTAATTTAAACCTTACTTTTTAA